Sequence from the Babylonia areolata isolate BAREFJ2019XMU chromosome 25, ASM4173473v1, whole genome shotgun sequence genome:
ttatcttatttttacCGCCTTTTGATGGTTTGGGTGGATGATTTCGGTCAGTTTCAGATAATATTGTTGACTTGTATCTGCCAACAAAGGAACCCGGTACCGAATGCACATTGTGCGGGTGTTTTGAGAAATATAAACAGTGTTATCTAACTAACAAGTGCACCCAAAAAGTGGACTGTTCCATAATGTCTCGTGAGCACTTAAATTGATGGCATCTGCTAGAGCGTCGGCAAAGAGACTGAAAAGCTGAGCGCGAAAGGAGAAGAAGGTAGATACTAGAATTGAAGAAAGGTGCGTATGAAAGCCAGAATtcacgcaaaagaaaaaaaaaaaaatgaactgatATCGTAtgtattactgttgctgttacctGAAGACTGCATGTAAAGCTGAACAACATGAAATGATTGAGGCAGAGAATTTATTTTGGCGAATTTCTgcagcagtttttgttgtttggcaaATGAAATatattgcattttttttattttgtcatttgtAGAGTTGTGTCTTTAGAAGAAAAAAGGATAAGTCATCAAATTGATGAAtaagaaaatgaattaaaaaaaaaaaaagaagtagaattaaagcaaaataaaaaaagacgtAAGCAATTAggtgaagaaataaaatgaaatgtagaaaaaagaaaagaaaaaaagatgacaataatgatgaatagataaacaaatttaagcaaataaatatgaatgaacacacagacatgcacaaacaagtacatacaaacacacacatgcacgaatgcacacacgcatgtgcgcacacacacacacgcacacacacacacacatacgcacacatacgcacacacagacacacagagagtttttGGTGCTTTTGCAGTTGGCTGTGCCATGAGTAATCTGATTTGATTcaattttggtttttgttgggaatTTACTCAATGCTGTAAAACCACTATAAGTGTATGATTTAACAAGCTACTCATGTAAGTTTTTAACCATTAAAATGTGTATAATGGTAAATGCCTTCTTTTGAAGTttgttatctttaaaaaaaaaaaaaaaaaaatcattcacatTGCTTGCTTCAAGTGTGAAAATAAAAATTGGTGAAAATTACTTAATCAGGGCATACATACAGACTCTGTGTAACACTGAGAATTAAGTTTAATATCCTGTGCAAATATCAACTAAATGGCATGTAATCTAGGCAGCAATGATTTTGTGAATActgcttttttgggggtgtgtgtgtgtgtgtgtgtgtgtgtgtgtgtgtgtgttacttcagAGTGTTGTAATTTGTATTTGAAATGAATGCACATTTTTACGTACAGTTTTCTTCAGTGTGTCTCAGAATCAGTGAAGCGGTTCCATAGCAAAGATGGCCAGAAGCATGCACTGGAGTTCTCTGGGACTGGTGGTAATCACAGTGTTGCCATACCTTGTTCCTGCCTTTATCTTCGACAGGGAACGCCTTGTTGGAGCTGATGACACTAGTCTGCTGTATGTATAAAATCATAATTTGTTGTTGAAGTGTACTTTTTAATAAAGAGTCTGAGATTATATtgaaactgacaacaaaaaaaagagctgaAATTGCATACTAAGAGTCTGttaggggcgggagagagagagagagagagagagagagagagagaaagtgtgtgtgtatgtgtgtgtgtgtgtgtgtgtgttcctccaggtTTCTTAGAAACTTTTATTACCCATTAAAAAGTATTATTCTTTTACAGTGTTAGGAATATTTATGATTAAAAAATAGAATTGTTATAAGTTTTTGAAGGTGTCAGTATTGAAATGTAAGCTTCAAGCTCTAAGAATGTCCCATATTGATGGTAAATTGTAGaacgtttttatttgtttttttgtgtgtgttgttgttgttgtcaagatgATTATCAGTTTTTAATGAACATTTGCACAGGTAATGGAATAGTTAGTGTTCATTGGATTACATGTATGAGAGTGTATTCAGCTTTGGTGCGGAATGTAGAAATGAGATAACATCGAATCCATGTTTTGCTTTTTGCATTTGCCCTCTGAACAAAATTTATCATTATGTATATATTTCCTGACTTTCAGTGCACAATGTTAGACAAGAAGTAGAATATTTTAAATTTATGTTACTGATGTCACATGATGGAGATAGTGTCATCAGATTATGTATTGTTTTAATTGCTCTTGaagttggaaaaaaagaaaagaaaaaagaagatgctATTGCAATGAACTTAACGTCTGTTTATTAAAGTGATCTTAgacaggggtggagggtgggggcaggaggtgggggggcggcaagcgggggtctgggggaggggggggggagtgtgcagtgtatgtgtttatgtgtatgggaACATGTATGAACTGCATACAATTAtaaatgtgaccaaaaaaaaaaaaaaaaaaaaagaactttagaATGGAGAAGGACATTTGGGGAATGGAAACAAAATGAGGAATCCAATTAATAAATCATAAAATGAAGCAACTAGTAAAAACAGGTAAGAATCAAACGTCAGAATTTACAGGTAATTAGCTACTGAACATTTAGACAAGCTCACAAAAAATGATCTTGAATTAATGATGAAATTCTAGATTAACTattgataattatgtgtgtttgtgtgtgtgtgtgtgtgtgtctgtgtaacagTTTTGAGCCGAGACACCGTAGGCAGGAAGGACTAGTGTCCAGCCCACAGAGTGAGCAGTCGtcatcttcccctccttccttctgcaACAAGCTGGACTGTCCCGCATTCACTGTGATACAGAATAAATCTGTATGGCATTTtattatttcctcttttttttttctttctttcttttctcttttgttaTATTCATCCTCAGCACAGCacataaaatagaatatgtctttattaccaagtgtattaGGATCACGAGGAATATAATGGGGGGTATAATACATAAAAAGGTTCAAAcgcaaatcgaaaatcatacacaaacatagacatgGTAGAATTTTGGACTCATGCATGTGTATATCAATATAACTAAGAAATTCACATGTTAACAGGTATTCTTATCTAACTGTGCCATGAAATAACAACAATTCTTctcataaagaaaacaacaaaaaataataatgctaCAGATAAAGTGCAGATATATACATTCCATACTTTCAGTTACCTGTTTGAAAGAGATGGTTATTGACTGTGTTGCTTGCTTGTATCTTGTCTGTTTCGTTTTGATAATGCCTTTGCAAATCTCTGATATTGTTAGATAGTGTTTTGAATAAGTCTCTGTTTTCATcacttttgaaagaaaaaaaaaagcttcacttTGACTGTGCACAGGAAATGTATTATGTCAGGTTTGTGTACTTGGAAGGTTTGTGTATTGCCTACATAAATAAGTACCGGTTGATCAACTGCTgttgcacacacaagcacacacttgcACCCATGCATGTtcacatgctcacgcacacatgcacacatgcatatgcatgcacacacacagagatgaaattatgcttacacacacacacacacacacactcactcactcacacaaacatgcacacacgcccatgaacacatgcacacacacaaacgagacaaACGACAAAATGATTTTGAGGCAGGGTAGTGATGAAGGAACTGCTAGTTGGAAGGATGAAGGGAAGCCGAGAATAGGTCATggctgttgttctttcttcttcttcttcttcttctgcgttcgtgggctgcaactcccacgttcacctgtatgtacacgagtgggcttttacgtgtatgaccgtttttacccggcccgccatgtaggcagccatactccgcttttgggggtgtgcatgctgggtatgttcttgtttccataacccaccgaacgctgacatggattacaggatctttaacgtgcgtatttgatcttctgcttgcatatacacacgaagggggttcaggcactagcaggtctgcacatatgttgacctgggagatcgtaaaaatctccaccctttacccaccaggcgcccgttaccgagattcaaacccgggaccctcagattgaaagtccaacactttaaccactcggctattgcgcccgtcaatttgttctttcatttcacaTCTTTTTCACAGAGTGTGATAATAaacaagaggggggagggggcggggggtggggtgggtggcagAGATAGCAGTAGAATATCACTCAGATAAAGAACTTTGGATGAATAATGCAtgcatgggtggggggtgggggggggttcatgtctttttgttgttgttttattttgttaacgAAGAAAGACGCACGAAGAGCACTAAAGATATGATAGAAAAAAGAGTGAGACAATGTGCTCCGAGATCTTTCATGCATCTGAGGCCACAAGGGgtgtggggtaagggggggggggggtgttggggggagtgaAAAGTAGGCCagatcaacatttctgtcagtgGAAACAAAGTgattattaaaataataataataatactaataataatttttttaaataggaAAAAGATAGCAGAGTTGTCCAAGTAGATGACCTTTTTGAGATCAGATTCAGGATTATGGAGTGGGGATAGCCAGAAAActccaccaccctttccccccaTGTCTGTTCGTACctgaaaaaaacttttaaaaaagtcATATACCCTGAAAAATATGCAACTCTTGGCATCTTGTACTTTCCCCAGCTTTCTGTATTTGACGACAGCCAGTGAGTGTTTGTGCAGCAGCAGATCTATCCGCTGTTGAACTGAGAGACTGGACATTTACCGACTGGCAGTTGGTCATTGTCCGCTGAAGTGGCTACTAGCTGTGAGAACAGATTCAGGATTATGGAGTGGGGATAGCCAGAAaactccaccaccccttcccctatTGTCTGCTGAAGTGGTTACTAGCTGTGAGAACAGTGAACGTAATATTTTATGATAATTGTGGGGTCGCCAATGGGGTAGGAAGAAGGATGCGTTTTGTTTTACTGAtccactgatttaaaaaaaaaaaaaaaaaaaaaaaaatgacccatTAACTTTGTGTCAGGTAACCTGTTGTGTCCTCAACCAAATCTAAACTCTGATCATGTGATGCGGATTGTGTGTTCAACAGACCTACCAGCTGAGAGAGTACGTTAAGTCGGAGTGGGTGTCCACTTCCTCAGTGGGTGAAGACTACGATGAGGCTCAGTACAACAACTTCATGCGCCTCTTCCGCTACATCGGCGGCAAAAATGTGAAACGTGGGTACAGGGTcagactgaatgaatgatatgaatacttacatagAGCGCTTATTCTCTGTCACAGACCAAGCtcgaagcactttacaaactcaagGTCATTTTCACAagagtctgcctacctgggtagagccaactgacggctgccattaggcgctcatcattcgtctgtgtcattcaatcagatttcagacttttaacacatgcacactcagacagacatgttatattttacctgtatgactgctttctttatttacccctgccatgtaggcagccatactccgttttcaggggtgtgcatgctgggaatgttcttgtttccacaacccactgaacgccgacatggattacaggatctttaatgtgcatatttgatcttttgcatgcgtatacatacgaagggggttcaggcacaagcaggtctgcacattatgttgacctgggagattggaaaaatctccacctttttacctaccaggcgctgttactgagatttgaatcCGGGACcaacagattgaaagtccaacactttaaccatttggctattgcagtTAGCGTGGTGTTTGTGCTTGATGTTGGCTGAATGTGTCGTCAGTAGTATTATGTGTAACATGATGAAAGCAGTAtgctgaaacaaaaaagaaaaaaggtttagaCAACTGCGCTGAAAGCATAGCTTAATAATGATTTGTCACATATTTTTTATCTCTTCTCCAACGGGCGCAAGGAgaggttaaaacgttggactttcaatctcagggccCTGgcttcaaatctcagtaacatgATGTACTTATGTACTTGTACATTTGATTTTGAGTGCATGACGCAATAGATGAAGCAATACTCACTAAACAGAAGTGTGCGCGtgcactaacacatacacacacacacacacacacacacacacatctcatgaTTTTGCTTAAACAAATGATAAGAAAATGTCAGTCAAGGAAACCACACCGTACGAACACAATGAGCGATGAGGAGAACCGTTTGAATTGCTGT
This genomic interval carries:
- the LOC143299606 gene encoding heme-binding protein 2-like; protein product: MARSMHWSSLGLVVITVLPYLVPAFIFDRERLVGADDTSLLFEPRHRRQEGLVSSPQSEQSSSSPPSFCNKLDCPAFTVIQNKSTYQLREYVKSEWVSTSSVGEDYDEAQYNNFMRLFRYIGGKNVKQQKIKMTAPVINRILPGPGPACANNFTMSFFVSPKEGTPPKPSNEKVFLSSMAKMRVYVRSFSGFADKAKWLEQGVKLANDLEGKGQQYHKEFYYTAGYNSPFQLTNRHNEIWFIAK